One window of Candidatus Margulisiibacteriota bacterium genomic DNA carries:
- a CDS encoding TrkA family potassium uptake protein: MTSRRVAVIGLGQFGFKVATTLSQKGNEVIALDIDPEKVDDIKDLVFQAYTVDSTDEKALWAIGLDKVDIAIIAIGDNIQANLLTSALVKNMKVDKILARSVTNVQQQILKYIGVDEIINIEEQMGINIANTIATIDVEKYLEISPGHSLIEISAPPFCIGKKIGEINFRKNYNINVIAIKSKIPSVSEMGESIFEEVINEVPGADDVINDNDILMIIGSDENINNIKKGD, from the coding sequence CTCAAAAAGGGAATGAGGTAATTGCGCTAGATATCGATCCTGAAAAAGTCGATGATATTAAAGATCTGGTTTTCCAGGCTTATACCGTTGACTCAACTGACGAAAAGGCACTATGGGCGATAGGGCTTGATAAGGTGGATATAGCCATTATTGCTATCGGTGATAATATCCAGGCAAATCTGTTAACTTCAGCCTTAGTTAAGAACATGAAGGTTGATAAGATATTGGCCCGGTCCGTTACTAACGTTCAACAGCAAATACTTAAATATATCGGTGTTGATGAAATAATAAATATAGAAGAACAAATGGGAATAAATATAGCAAACACAATCGCAACTATTGATGTGGAAAAGTATCTGGAGATATCTCCCGGACATAGTTTGATTGAGATATCTGCTCCTCCATTCTGTATTGGAAAAAAGATCGGCGAGATCAATTTCAGGAAAAACTACAATATAAATGTTATCGCAATAAAAAGTAAAATACCAAGTGTAAGCGAAATGGGAGAATCTATTTTTGAAGAAGTGATAAATGAAGTCCCAGGTGCAGACGATGTGATAAACGATAATGACATTCTTATGATAATAGGATCAGACGAAAATATTAATAATATCAAAAAAGGAGACTAA